TgaagcttcctcctccttcgtTTCCTCCTCAGTGCCTGTCCACCCTGCTCATGCTGTGCACCAGTGACATGTACACCCTCATCAACTACGTGGGCTTCATCAACTACCTCTTCTACGGAGTCACTGTCGCCGGGCAGATCGTCCTGCGTATCAGACAGCCCGACATGCACCGTCCGATCAAGGTCCGTTTGCGGGGAGGGGGTTCAGAGGGTCGAATCGCTGCGCAAAAACTAGCAAACGGGTCACACGAGTGTGACGCGGCATTTGGTGCGTTGTCTCCTGCAGATCAGCCTCATCTGGCCGGTGATTTACCTCCTCTTCTGGGCCTTCCTGCTCATCTTCTCCCTGTACTCGGAGCCCGTGGTGTGCGGCATCGGCCTGGCCATCATGCTGACCGGCGTCCCCGTCTACTTCCTGGGAGTCTACTGGGACAACAAGCCACAGTGCTTCGACGCGCTCGTTAGTAAGTGTCAGTCGTCGTCTTCCaaggaaaacaaagaacaattaaAAAGGCCTTTGCCGCCCTGATCCTAAAaaccctttgccccccccccccccactcttctcCCAGACAAGATGACGTACCTGGGCCAGAAGTTCTGCGTGGTGGTCTACCCGGCCATGGGCAACGGCGGCGAGggcggagaggaaggagaggagatgaaggaggccCGGTCCCCTCTGTCCAAGGAGGACGGAGACAACCACAAGTCGGCCGACTGCTGAAAGTCTCCGGCTGccgcaaaacaaacaaacacacacacacacacacacacaaacatgcaaacgCACACAACAGTTTGTAGTGTATTTACTAGTTTTGTTTGGTTGCGTATCTATCAGTAACGGATGTGCCACGTATAGATATTTAGAGTAATATGACCTCAGGCTCTTCTGCTCGGGGTCTTTTCAAAAGTGCAACACAGAGCGCCTTAATAAACCCGACACATCGACACACACCTTTGTCCcgcttctctccccccccccacacacacacacacacacacactccctgcaCACTCCTCGTGCACTActgttttaatgttgttgtttttttatcaaaagACTCTTGTTCTCCTGTGAtggccgcgcacacacacacacacacacacacacacagtttctttGTGTTGTAAAAGACGTTGCTTTGTCATCCACTCAACAAAGCTGCATTTTGATtgtcaaagaagaaaaaaaaaatctgatcgAGACATTTCATGTTGAAGTTCAAGTACTGTGTTGTTTTGAAGGTGACTGACTcttaaatgtttgtctttttttgtaattacaGTAATTGTTTATATAATTTGAAGTATTTTACTGTTATTTTACTTTCAATATGTCAATTTTATTTCTGttgatattctttttttctactcaacatcacacacacacacacacctagtccTATTTTTTTACTCTTGCTGCGTACACCTGAAAGCTGATGTGTGATCCATGCTTTGCATCGGTGAATGTTGCACACTTCTAATTGATTGCCTTAATTTAGAAGACAACCAGTATTTGGGTGCCCCTGCACCTCCGTTTTGAGATTCTTCACTTTTTatggaagtaacaaaaacaacaacaacaacaaagtggaTTATTTTACACTACACTGACAATCAAGTCCAGCAGGTTAAATAGAATGAATAAGCAGGACATGAGAGTGTTACCGGGCAGATCCCAACACTGACACGTGTGAATGCCTGcgtgatatttttatttttcattttttaaagagGCATTGATTGTCTTACATGTTTTATGGAATAAGTATTTTTGTAGCGTACCATCTAGGtagtgtttaaatgttttttgttcttaatTTAGGTTGTGAAAATTAAAGCTTTACATTAAagaaaaagccttttttatTCTTATAATTGACTAGAAGAGATTTTAGTACAATACTAGAACACCCCTGAGTGAaccattctgtgtgtgtctggcagtAGTTACGCATCTACACCTATGTTGTTGCGTTTTTTTGTATAGTAACAACACTCCTGCACACATAACACACGTAAACTCTTGTGTCTTTGGCCTTTCTGTAATCTGTTAGTGTCTCAGGGCATCCCCACTTCTCTCTGTTTACACACAGCACACTGCCTAGAACCTCCAGATCACCAAAACTCAACAGATCTGAAAAAACGTCTGTACTGGTGCTTCTAGATATTTATTTCCCGGGGAGTCCCAGAAAGAGACGACGACAAGTGAACCTTTTAAAACTATCAAGTATTGTCAAAGTTGGGCCAGTAATGTGTTGAACTGTAAAGGGGAACAGGGTGTCTTGGATGTCTTTACAAGTACAATTGATTGTGTTTTGTGGCTGTACGTATATTGTGTATTGATGCAGATGTCTGTATATTGTCTCTTCGTAAATAAAAACCACTAAGGTTTGAATTTTTTTGAATTCCACTGTGCGATCAGtttctcattttctttactTTCGGTAAACATGTTTCTCAACTTTTAACTTGTGACATGAGCTCTGAATTTCTCATAAAAAACTCTcactgtaaaatgtgttttcacctCATGGAGGAAATGCTTTAACGGTACTGCAGAGTGATCTGTGCCGACTTCAGAACTTCACCGTTTACTGCTTAAACTCCACCGATTGGGTTTTGACTCGTGCTGCTCAGGGATCCCCAACAAGCTGCAACTTCTTGCTGTGATTCAGACCAAAAAGAGGCCTCTGTTACGGTAGAAATCTGAAGATTTCTATGTTGTAACCGGCATATTTACTGATCATCTAGGCGGTGAGTGTGTGAACTTTCACCTAACTGCTGTTTTGAgtggtgaaaaagaaaatgaggcgTCATAGTCGTCAGcataaatgtatttcacacCGTTCTGtacacactgggggggggggggggaggcgtacAGTGCTCACACAGCGATCCCAAAACTAATGCTGCTcctctaaacacacaaacaagcctAACAACATCCATGTAAACTACAGTCCTGgtctttttgttaaaaaattaaatgtacaatcagcaaaaaatacaaattgcaCTTTACAAATCAAATTCATATGAACGTATAAAGAACTGAATTGACAGTGTAAAGTGTAAAGCAAACTCTCTCGTATTCTGGAATCTGTGATCTCTCACAAATGGGTGCTTCGTGAGACAAAATCCCCCCCTTTTACTACGCGGATGCACCCTGGGGCCTCAGATTTGATGATACCTAGTGGCAACTtgcagaaaaatgaataaaacaaaaggtggTTCGTTTGTGTCAGTTTGTGAATGCAAAAGCTGTAACCCAAGGATGGCTTCCCCCCAAATTGTCTCTAAGCTACGATTCTCTCTGTTTTCGTCATCAGTGGAACGCAGACCTGACGCTTACAGGGGGAGCCGCAGAAAGAGTCGGAGAACGGCCTGAACTCCGCCAAATTAACTCTCGGTTCCAAACCTTTGGCCGAGGCTTTGTTTTATTCTGACTCATTCATCAAAGGGCTCTGCGTTGCCTAGGATACCGACAGGCGACTCCACAACACACATCCCCCCCCGGGGTGTGCGGCTACAACGCAGTCTTTGAGTGTCGGCTtcccggagggaggggggtccgTCCTCCTCGCAGAGCGAGTACCAGATGGAGAACAGAGCCTCCCTGGATTTTATAGTCTGCTGCAGTTTTCTCATCGTTCCTGTGGGGGGAGACAAAGGGGACGGGAGGTCCTTTATTATTAAAACTGAACTGAGTTAACAGTGCAATTCTTTAGGAACGAATTTCAGTTGCCAAAGGACAATATGTGGGAAGGACCTAAAAACGGGCTTTAGATATTTAACTACTGTTCAGTATACATGGGAAATGTTGCCAATATCAAAAATCCAGAATATCTAAAGCTGTGGATCTCATTCTTACATCTGTTTTCCACTGTAGATCAACCTCTGCTGCTGTGGCGGGAtcccttctttctcctccacccTTTCTTTAATCCGCTCCACCTGGATGGAGATGAACGTAAGGCGTGAACACACGAGAGTAATCTCCTGCACACAGAGGGAATAAAAGACAATCACCGTGGAATACCTTGTCTGTGGGCTCTATGTCGATCTCGATCTCTTTGCCCGTGAGTGTCTGAAATAACAACGAGACGAAGTAAGAACCATTAAGATGCTTCGCGTTGGGTTTCACTGTTAAAACGGAATAACGTTAAACGTTAACGTTACACTCGCTGCGCCTCACCTTTACTTTAATGAGCATCTTTGTTGCCGGGTCTTTATCAAATGAAGCGGACCGGAAACGGGAGTGTGTtgactttatttttcaataacGATAATAATCATGCGAGAGTTCTGTGAGTAAACTTGACATCCATTCCTCTCCCAGATGTAACAGCAGTTTCCTGTGTGTCGCAGCGCTTCCGGCTGCAGTTGTCTGTATGACAACGGTTCCGCTTCAACTTGGTTCCGGGCCTTTTCAGTCTTCGCACTTGCTTAATTTACCGTCGAAAAATGTCCATTATTTCCCCGAACACATCTTAAATTAGCTTCCACGAAATAAGATAACGACCCAAACTATAGTTCCTGAACATGAATAACTGACGTGACATTTGCGTCATCACTGCGACGTGACGTAAAGCGAGTCTGGCATCTGTAGTTCATGCGTGTTAGCAAACGAGTGGCCAAAGCCCCTTTAAAGAACTACAAGCTAGCTGTCAACCGGTGTCCGTCCTCCTAAAGCTTCCCGCGGATGACGGAACTAGCCGCTCGGGCTAAAACGACGTGACTTTCCTGTAGGTAGCGGTAAATATATTTCACGTGTTTATCTAAAGAAGACAACCCATGCGTTGACTAATACATTATCTGTGCCGAGGCCACCGTTTGCGATGCTAACATCTGTGACGTCAACGTCAATCAAGCTGATTAACATTGGACTCTTTCGGCATCGCTAACCTCGTAGTTTGACATGGGGTCTGTCGTGTGGTCCAGTGCGAATAGCTTATAGGCTTATTATTACTTCTCCACCACGTAGTAATTACCGTTTCGGACCGGTTTGAAACGAGCTAATGGCATTTGATGTCCATATTTGACAGTTTGTCAACAAGGAAGTTCAAATGTGAGTCCAGCATTTTCTACTGAAATCTGATCTCACTCTCTTTCAGATTCAAAGGCCCCGAAATGCCTCGCATTGAGAATGACATCAAGCTGGACTTCAAGGACGTGCTCCTCCGTCCAAAGCGAAGCACCCTCAAGTCAAGGAGCGAGGTGGGCGTGAACAGCCTGAGGGCCTCCCTCAAGGAGCAGAGCCTGCTGTGGATCCGTGCTCAAGTGAATGGGACGGATCCATCCAAGCCCCTTTTGTCTCGCCTTTTCCCCAGGTGGACCTGACGAGGAGCTACACCTTCAGGAACTCCAAGGGCACGTACAAAGGGATCCCCATCATCGCCGCCAACATGGACACCGTGGGGACCTTTGAGATGGCGCAGGCATTGCACAAAGTAAACGATGCGTCGCGTGGGGATGTGCGGCGTATTTAACAAAGAGAACACAGGGGGGGTCCGAATTGACATAAAtggtatttatcttttttttctcccccccccgacactAGTTCACTCTCTTCACCACGGTTCACAAACATTACTCCGTGGATGACTGGGTGGAGTTTGCGAAAAAGAATCCCGACTGCCTGAGGGTACTTAAAGAGTTAATTACTATACCGCCTCGATGTCACGGCGTTTAGTTACGGTCGTGTTTGTTGTAACAAAGGTTTCCCTTGTCCGTTCATCCCTCAGAATGTAGCGGTCAGCACCGGGACCGGGGAAGGTGACTTTGACCGGATTTCGGCCATCGTGGCGGCGGTGCCACAGCTGCAGTACCTCTGTGTGGACGTGGCCAACGGCTACTCCGAGCACTTTGTCCACTTCGTCAAAGACGTCAGGGAGAAGTTCCCCACTCACACGATCATGGTCAGTGGCCTTTCGAACTGCCGAAGAGGAATCACAGTTTCCCATTTCTTTAGATTCAACACCCGTCTTTTCTGCTCATTTTGATTTGGCTCAGGCAGGAAACGTGGTGACAggggagatggtggaggagctgaTTCTGGCCGGAGCCGACATCATCAAAGTTGGCATCGGACCAGGTGAAACCGAGAAAAAAATGTTCTATGTCTATATGTGTTTATATTGAAGTTACCATGAGGGATTTTCCTAAAGTCATCTCTTGCCCCCTGTGTCTTCCTCTACAGGCTCCGTGTGCACCACCCGCAAGAAGACGGGGGTGGGGTACCCGCAGCTCAGCGCCGTGATCGAGTGCGCCGACGCGGCGCACGGCCTGGGGGGCCACATCATCTCCGTGAGTGACTCTCCCCTCTGGTCGATCCGGCGGTTCTAATCAGGATCTTGTCAAAGTAACGCCGGGCTCGTCCCGCAGGACGGGGGCTGCACCTGCCCGGGAGACGTCTCCAAGGCTTTCGGCGCCGGGGCGGACTTCGTGATGCTGGGCGGCATGTTGGCCGGCCACTCGGAGAGCGGTGGGGAGGTCATCGAGAAGAGCGGCAAGAAGTACAAGCTGTTCTACGGCATGAGCTCCGACACGGCGATGCAGAAACACGCAGGGGGCGTGGCCGACTACaggtcagagcccccccccactcccccgccCACAGAGATGCGTGCGTGTGGAGGATCGGGCTGCACGCAGTAAACCGTGTCTCTGAGGATAATcccagtgttttgtttttcgcCACCAGAGCCTCGGAGGGGAAGACAGTGGAAGTCCCTTACAAAGGCCCGGTGGAGGGGACGATACGAGACGTCCTGGGCGGGGTCCGCTCCTCCTGCACCTACGTCGGCGCGGGCAAACTGAAGGAGCTGAGCCGCAGGACCACCTTCATCAGGGTCACCCAGCAGCTCAACACCGTCTTCGGCAACGACGGCTGAAGGTCCCTCGGACGCAGCGCCAGCAAGGAGGGAACAGACATGACTATTGATGCTTTAGGCTACTTTTACCATTTTAGTGAGCTTTTACTGTTAAATCTGTGGTCTGATGCAATTTCATTTGATTGGGTTTTGAGTTCCCTCACATATTCTTTGTAACTTGAGACTCCAACATTAGATTTTTTCAGGGGTCAGAGTGGTTCTGGATGGCAAAGAGCTAAACTAGAGAAGTTTGTCTCTTTGCACTTGTATGCACATCTGCCGCTTTCTGTCAGTACACACGACATGCCGTGATTCTGCTGTAAGCCACCGCCAAACACACATTACAAATAACACTAATGActtaatttgaaaatgaatcTTTTTAGAAATTCAACAATTCCATCGCTTTCTACATTTTTGCACTTGGACGTCtaatatttagtttattttatcgTTTCATACATATGTTATGGAACTAAGTAGGTGAATTATATTTTGagattgtttttaaatggaccAGAACATACCGAGTGCAGAACACGGCAATAAAGTGCTGAATTACTCACTCAAGTGTTGTTCAACATGAAGAAACAAGCAGAATTCCTCTTCTCTGGTTCCAGCTGCTCCAGTTCAGGACCAACGTTAACAAtgtgtgcatttaaatgaatgtgattcTTTGTATTCCTTTAAATTAAGCGGTTGTTCCTTGGAGGCTTTGAACGATGAGCACTGGTCTCACTTCACACACAGTCTTTAGACTTTCTCGCATGAACTCCTTCGTTTCATTTTCGTTACAGCTTTTATATTGACATGTTTAAAAaggtcaataaaaacaaacattctacAATTGTACcagctttatttattattattgatcgGATCATTCACAGTGTGAACACACTCACTTCAACACCAGCAGAATAAATTTAAGAAGGTTAAAAAAGGTTGCACTAAGTACATTTTGTCAACTAAAAAGCACATCATTGGTTCATTACGGATTTCTTTGCTCGAAAAACTACTCATTGAATTGTCAGCAAATGTATTAATAGTCAATGACATTTATACTACTTTCAAGAGACGTAAACACGGACGATAATTCTGGCCATGTGTTTCTTGGATTTGTTCCACCCGTTAGTGAAGTTCACAAACCACCTCTGTGGTCTGTGCATAACCCATCGATACTCCACCAAAGGTACTGCGGGACATCCCAAATATGAACGCTGTTTTCTGCGTGTGGGTAATTGGGTCATTTGTTATCTGAACAAAAGGGGCCAGGTCCCATTTGTTGGCGTCCATCTTGATTGTGATTATTTTGTCCCTCTGGCGCTGTCCTCTTCTGCTGAAGAAGGACAGCGAGGAAGACCCAAAGTGCcaaaccacctccaccacctcaggTCGTGGACCACCCTGATGTGTGATCGGCGTGGAGGAAACCCTGTGTTGTGTGTTCGGAGTGGAGAAAAACTTGTGTTGTGTGATCGGTGTGGAGTAAACCCCGCGTGGTGTGCCCCTGGAATGTTGATGCCTTAAAAAAGGACCTTCTGAAAGGTTGACTGGATCGCGACCCTCCTCCCACGCGGTAGCGAGAGCGCTCAGCCGGTTGCCTTCGCAGCACAGACCGTAGACAGGTCCGTTCCTCAAGTTGTGCGTTTGGGCTTTGTCACATAAGCCGACGCTCCAGTTCGAGTCTGGGGAAAGACCCACCGTCCAGCTTTGAGGTTCAGGAGCCTCCTGGGTGCTACGGATTAGAAGAGTGGCAGAACACGGCCCCAACCAACTACTGTAGAAAGCCTTCCTTTTGTCTTTGGACAGTGACATGCCAGGGCCCAAAGTCTGTGGGTGAAAGGTCAGGTCCGACCCAGCGGCGGGGACCTCATGCTGGTCCTCCGGGTCAACCAGAGTCAACAGCGAGCCCCAAAAGTCGCCCGCTTGCTTCACCATTTTTTCTCCGTTCTGCCTCATCTCCTGAAGCAGTTTGTCCCGCTCGCTGCCGGGCTCCAACCCCCTCCGCAGATCCACGGCCTTGGCCTTCTCCACGTCCCGGAACACCTGGGAATACATCTGCAGGAATCTGAAggtgtcctcctccttctgggcTGCCTGCATGCTGCTCCTGCTGATTTTGATCGACTGCATGCGGGCAGACACTGAGCTCTGGACAGCCGTCAGGGCGGCATCTCGCAGGAGCGTCACGGCCTCGACGAGGCGCACGCCGGAGCGCAccacctcctctctctcgcCCTTCTCCCACTCTTCCAGACCCACGTTCTCCACGCCGCTTTCCACCGCTTGTAAGGCCTGCTGCTCGGCATCAAGCTTCTCCTTGAGCTCTCTGTGGGCCATGGAGAAGGTCTTCAGGTTGTGCATGCGGTGCCGGTCCTCAATGGCGCAGGAGACGCACACGCAGGTCAGGTCATCCAAGCAGTAGTACTCCAGGAGTTTCCCGTGTTGGGGGCACTTAGTGGACCCACACAAAGCCATCGGCTCGGTCAGAGGGTGCGTCTGCAGGAACACGGGCGTTGTCAGGTGGGCCTGGAGGTGCTGGACGCACATGGAGATCTCACACTTCATGCAGGTCTTCCGTGCCGGTTTCCTGTCCTCAGTGCACATGTCGCACAGGATGACTCGCTGGTCCTCTGGTATGTCCTTGTCAGACATGTTTTCAGAGGCAGGAAGTCCTGATTGGATTGTTCTTGTGAAATCAGTCGTTTTTGTCGCAACGATCTTCCTGGGTTCTGTTTGGTTCAATCCGCAAATAATGACTGAATTTAGGAGTGGcgccgagtgcgaaaagtggtcgtTGGCACGTTCAGTTGTCAACTGTGGTCCAGCCAGCCTATATCAATAGTTACATAATAACTCCACCTCAGGCTGATAGTAGACAGCCTCAAGGTGTCACTCactgataaccaggacattctgacaTAGCATTTCGACATTAAAGCCTGTCAAATATGGAGGATAAAAaaagacttaaataaataaacgtgtgtttatttatttaagggaAACAAGTCCCACTACGACTGAGTCAATTTAATAATTTTTTCCAATGTgttttgaaaagctgaaaaaatgtaaaaagtctaAAAGCTGTTAAGTATTTACATATATGTACGATGTGGATATAGTGGATGTTGGCTAGAATGTGGCCTTTGGAATAAACCCTGGGAGTTTGACTCAACTACATTGGAGTGTACATGTGAGACCATAATGTACTCCAGAAAAAAGTTAAACTAAATCTTTTCCGGGAGTTGATTTTTTAACTCTTTTATGGAGTTAAACCTGAACACTCGTGGGAGTTAAAATATTCATCCCATGTGGGATGAAATACAACTCTCCCCTGGAGTTCatactgcttatttgatgaaaattgtactttcttgttacttcttcttctgagtttgtatctctatgtggaaatgcacttattgtaagtcgctttggataaaagcgtcagctaaatgacatgtaatgtaattctaATGTGAACTCTTTTATGGTGTTGTATGGTATAACTTGGATGTTAAAAACGAATACAAAACTGACTATGAAAAACATTGTTgccaaacattttttatttatagattttaGATTATAAAGAGGGGTCGGAGTCGGGCAGcaggcagactcttggatggatcGCTTGCTGATACGTGTGtagataaatgttaactttttaacttgacgtgtcggattcttctcgtcaaccaactcggggggattgaaaatcccaacaacGTATATAAGCATATGCACGCAGCTGACCAGACATTAAATATCTaataaagaaatatacaataagtcatctgtggatttttttaaatgtaccaaTATTACAATTCAGGGCTTCAGAGCTTCTTTGAAGTCCTGCTtccggtttagagtctcaatgatggtctcctcatgtcctttaattaaaacatcgttagtttgaATGCACAATGATACAATatcaagctgcactctgcggacaCAGAGAAGACGTTAAAGTTAAACTTGaatatgaagttatgaatctaaactctgcacTACAACAGACGtaacgttaccggtgaacaGCATCAGTAACCGTattaaaagttatgaagacTCAGCCCAGTTAGTATAGAGTATAGttatatctcatgtataaccgctacggcgacgtgaaaaccagcggagcatttcacagaagactcccCGAAAACAGGCTTCTCactgcgggctgagatgaggctgaccgcccggtgctggagggtctgacggtccgttaactacgggaattatgaccgttctcggccagatgcggactttacaattggaacagtactcgggctgcgactgatgacgtttcacgagtccaccgACTGTTTACATACGTCAGAGAACGTGACGCCACTGGCTTAAACGGTTGCTGTGGAAACGGCCCTGATGTCATGCGTCATTGATCTTGATCATTCCAGAAGGGGCCAACGGTTCTCAACAGGCAGAGGTGAGTGATCAAAGGACAATACATTTCACTTATCGATAGAACAGAGGGATTAAGTGATTAATTATCAGACATTTCTACAGAACACAACCGATCAACAATGTCGGATACTCTGGTCAGAAATCGCAAGAAGTTCATCTTCTTTGTCACCGTGCTTGTAGTCAAAATATTTGACAAACATGGCGCTGACTTCACTAAAACGCCAGAGGTCTACAGCAAGCACTCAGAAAGGATCATTAACTGGGTGATCGAGGGCCTCAAAATCCGAAAGGATTTTCAACCCTCGCCGAAATCTCTCCCCAAAGTGTATAAAGCTGTTTGTAAAGATCTGAAAAATGACTATCCAAGTCGATGGGGCGTCGGGTCAATGTTGACTTTACAGGACCCTCTTCTGGACGAATTCATGGTCGAATCGTTGCAGAAACACATCGAAAGACTTTCCGTAGAACCAAAGGCCCCCAAGGACTGGCAGCTCGCCATTTTGCTAATCGTGTATTCGATTTTGGGGATTCTTCAATTCCACTATATCGTTTCACACTTTAACCTAATAACTTTTATGGGTCTTTAAAGGGCAAACTGCTTAAAGTGCAAAGTATACATGTGCAAAACATGAAATCCAGCACATGAAGAAGTAATAGAGTAGATAAacgtatacatatataatatatatacatacacagacacaaatgtatatatataaatatatatatacacacaacacacaaacatgtatatatacacatgtatatatataaaaatatatttacacacaacagacacaaacatatatatatatatatatatatatatatatacacaaatatatgataaataaatagataaacatacatgtatgtacaaaaatatataaatgaaatacatagtataaataataaataaagtaaatatacGTATacacataaaatatatatacatacacagacacaaatatctatataaatatatatacataaacacacacacatatagatacACAGATAtatcatatatacatacatatacatataaatacatatacatatacatacatgtacatacacataAATATATGGTTGTAAAAATTTATATATCCTACTATGACTAAAGGAAACCATCCcatacatataaaatatatatacatacacagacacaaatacatacatataaatacatatacatatacatacatgtacatacacataaatatatgtttgtaaaaatatacatatcccactacactgaaaaaaatgttaagtGATATTTACTTGAGAAAACTTAGGAAAGTTTTTGCACTTACAATTGTAAGTAAATTCTACAAGGGCAATCATCAAGTAAACTTTACTTGCAGATCTCAAGTTTATTTTACTAGCAAAACTCAAGTAATTTACTGTTGTTTATTAATATGGTTATTGAGTTTTACTCTCCCATTCTTTGTAAGTTTTACTTAAACTCTTGAGAGCTTCGAACTGAAAAATCTCACCTAAAACCAATGGCGTTTCAAGGTAATTTCTAAATACTTTTTCTAACTTTTATTTATggactatatttaagtaacatTTACACAACATTATACATAATTCTTCTGCAGTGTAAATTTGCTAAATTTGttcttaatgtttttgtttattgaaacaaTGGCTTCAAAAAAAATGAGGCAACTGTTGAATTTAAAAACCCATTTATTTTCAAgtgaaaaacaatttttaatcaaacaatttCCAACACTGCACACAAACTTAACTACTAACTTCCAGCAAACCCATCAGTGTTCCAAACTCCCAGAAGAGCACGAATGTTCGACAACACTTCAATCTTATCGGCATCGGGGTGAGTAGATGACAGAAATTTCATCTTAGAGTGGCTAAAATGGGTTTGAGGTAGCTTGGTAAAAGGCACAAGGAAACATTCAGGAACTGTTTGGATAGAGAATATGTAGCCTATCTTTTGGATAGGCTTTTTAACCTTGAACtctcaacaaaaacatttgacatgctTCAGG
This sequence is a window from Pungitius pungitius chromosome 1, fPunPun2.1, whole genome shotgun sequence. Protein-coding genes within it:
- the si:dkey-183c6.9 gene encoding tripartite motif-containing protein 16, translating into MSDKDIPEDQRVILCDMCTEDRKPARKTCMKCEISMCVQHLQAHLTTPVFLQTHPLTEPMALCGSTKCPQHGKLLEYYCLDDLTCVCVSCAIEDRHRMHNLKTFSMAHRELKEKLDAEQQALQAVESGVENVGLEEWEKGEREEVVRSGVRLVEAVTLLRDAALTAVQSSVSARMQSIKISRSSMQAAQKEEDTFRFLQMYSQVFRDVEKAKAVDLRRGLEPGSERDKLLQEMRQNGEKMVKQAGDFWGSLLTLVDPEDQHEVPAAGSDLTFHPQTLGPGMSLSKDKRKAFYSSWLGPCSATLLIRSTQEAPEPQSWTVGLSPDSNWSVGLCDKAQTHNLRNGPVYGLCCEGNRLSALATAWEEGRDPVNLSEGPFLRHQHSRGTPRGVYSTPITQHKFFSTPNTQHRVSSTPITHQGGPRPEVVEVVWHFGSSSLSFFSRRGQRQRDKIITIKMDANKWDLAPFVQITNDPITHTQKTAFIFGMSRSTFGGVSMGYAQTTEVVCELH
- the gmpr2 gene encoding GMP reductase 2; protein product: MPRIENDIKLDFKDVLLRPKRSTLKSRSEVDLTRSYTFRNSKGTYKGIPIIAANMDTVGTFEMAQALHKFTLFTTVHKHYSVDDWVEFAKKNPDCLRNVAVSTGTGEGDFDRISAIVAAVPQLQYLCVDVANGYSEHFVHFVKDVREKFPTHTIMAGNVVTGEMVEELILAGADIIKVGIGPGSVCTTRKKTGVGYPQLSAVIECADAAHGLGGHIISDGGCTCPGDVSKAFGAGADFVMLGGMLAGHSESGGEVIEKSGKKYKLFYGMSSDTAMQKHAGGVADYRASEGKTVEVPYKGPVEGTIRDVLGGVRSSCTYVGAGKLKELSRRTTFIRVTQQLNTVFGNDG
- the nedd8 gene encoding NEDD8, whose protein sequence is MLIKVKTLTGKEIEIDIEPTDKVERIKERVEEKEGIPPQQQRLIYSGKQMNDEKTAADYKIQGGSVLHLVLALRGGRTPLPPGSRHSKTAL